From the genome of Pseudosulfitobacter sp. DSM 107133, one region includes:
- a CDS encoding UDP-glucose/GDP-mannose dehydrogenase family protein produces MKIAMIGTGYVGLVSGVCFSDFGHEVICVDKDPRKIDMLEQGEVPIFEPGLEQLMANNVKAGRLTFTLDLAEAIAGADAVFIAVGTPTRRGDGHADLTYVMAAAEEIARAAKDYVVVVTKSTVPVGTNRKVASVIAAANPDLDFDVASNPEFLREGAAIDDFMKPDRVVVGVQTDRAAKVMEDIYRPLYLRDFPIVTTDLESAEMIKYAANAFLATKITFINEIAALCEKVGADVKQVSKGMGMDGRIGNKFLHAGPGYGGSCFPKDTSALARIGQEHGQPMQITEAVIKVNEEVKRRMIEKLRDLCGGSFNGKRIGVLGVTFKPNTDDMRDAPSLTIVPALVGGGAKVTVTDPQGHREGEELLPGVTWVDDAYAATEGADLVVLLTEWNEFRALDLKRIAASMAVASMADLRNVYSAQDALDAGFTAYDSVGRA; encoded by the coding sequence ATGAAAATAGCAATGATTGGAACCGGCTATGTCGGGCTTGTTTCGGGCGTTTGCTTCTCTGATTTCGGCCATGAAGTCATTTGCGTCGACAAGGACCCGCGCAAGATCGACATGCTTGAGCAGGGCGAAGTGCCGATTTTCGAACCCGGTCTCGAACAACTTATGGCCAACAATGTCAAAGCTGGCAGGCTAACGTTTACACTGGATCTGGCAGAGGCCATCGCGGGTGCGGATGCGGTGTTTATTGCAGTCGGCACGCCCACGCGCCGCGGCGACGGCCATGCGGACCTGACCTATGTGATGGCCGCGGCCGAAGAAATCGCACGCGCGGCGAAAGACTATGTTGTCGTCGTCACCAAATCGACCGTGCCGGTGGGCACCAATCGCAAAGTGGCCAGCGTGATCGCCGCCGCCAATCCAGATCTTGATTTCGATGTGGCATCCAACCCCGAATTCCTGCGCGAAGGCGCAGCGATTGACGACTTTATGAAGCCCGACCGCGTGGTTGTCGGCGTCCAGACCGATCGTGCGGCTAAGGTCATGGAAGACATCTATCGCCCGCTGTATCTGCGCGACTTTCCCATCGTCACCACCGATCTGGAAAGCGCCGAGATGATAAAATATGCCGCCAACGCATTTTTGGCGACCAAGATCACCTTTATCAACGAAATCGCGGCCCTGTGCGAAAAGGTCGGCGCGGATGTCAAACAAGTGTCCAAGGGCATGGGTATGGACGGGCGCATCGGCAACAAGTTTCTGCATGCAGGCCCCGGCTATGGCGGGTCGTGTTTTCCCAAAGATACCAGCGCACTGGCGCGGATCGGTCAGGAACACGGCCAGCCCATGCAGATCACCGAAGCCGTGATAAAGGTGAACGAAGAGGTCAAACGCCGCATGATCGAAAAGCTGCGCGACTTGTGCGGCGGCAGCTTTAACGGCAAGCGCATTGGCGTGCTGGGCGTGACGTTCAAACCCAACACTGACGACATGCGCGATGCCCCCTCGCTGACCATCGTACCGGCCCTTGTCGGGGGCGGCGCCAAGGTCACGGTCACAGACCCCCAGGGCCACCGCGAAGGTGAAGAATTGCTGCCCGGTGTGACCTGGGTCGACGATGCCTATGCCGCAACCGAAGGGGCCGATCTGGTTGTGCTTTTGACCGAATGGAACGAGTTCCGCGCGCTTGATCTGAAACGCATTGCCGCGTCTATGGCTGTTGCGTCCATGGCGGATCTGCGCAATGTCTATTCAGCGCAAGACGCGCTTGACGCGGGCTTTACCGCCTATGACAGCGTCGGACGCGCATAA
- the rfbA gene encoding glucose-1-phosphate thymidylyltransferase RfbA encodes MTQRKGIILAGGSGTRLYPITMGVSKQLLPIYDKPMIYYPLSVLMLAGIREICIITTPQDQDQFQRTLGDGSQWGIELTYVEQPSPDGLAQAYILAEAFLDGAPSALVLGDNIFYGHGLPEILDQADTKDTGATVFGYHVKDPGRYGVVDFDSTGQAISIVEKPDVPPSNYAVTGLYFLDNTAPDRAREVKPSERGELEITTLLEMYLHDGLLDVKKMGRGYAWLDTGTHGSLLDAGNFVRTLEQRQGQQTGCLEEIAFGQGWIDREQLAERAKTFSKNDYGRYLQGLLRH; translated from the coding sequence ATGACACAGCGCAAAGGTATCATTCTTGCGGGCGGATCCGGTACACGGCTTTATCCTATTACAATGGGTGTCTCCAAACAGCTTTTGCCGATCTACGACAAGCCGATGATCTATTATCCGCTGTCGGTTCTGATGCTGGCAGGTATCCGCGAGATTTGCATCATCACCACCCCGCAGGATCAGGATCAGTTTCAGCGCACACTTGGCGATGGCAGCCAGTGGGGTATTGAGCTGACCTATGTCGAACAGCCCTCTCCTGACGGTCTGGCACAGGCTTATATTCTGGCCGAAGCGTTTCTGGATGGCGCCCCCTCGGCGCTGGTGCTTGGCGACAACATTTTTTACGGCCACGGTCTGCCGGAGATTCTGGACCAAGCCGACACCAAAGACACAGGCGCAACTGTTTTCGGCTACCATGTGAAAGATCCCGGGCGCTATGGCGTCGTCGATTTCGACAGCACAGGCCAGGCAATTTCCATTGTTGAAAAGCCGGACGTCCCGCCGTCGAACTATGCCGTGACAGGGCTCTACTTTCTCGACAACACGGCGCCTGACCGTGCGCGCGAGGTCAAGCCATCAGAGCGGGGTGAACTGGAAATCACCACCTTGCTGGAAATGTACCTGCATGACGGCTTGCTGGACGTGAAAAAAATGGGACGTGGATATGCCTGGCTCGATACTGGCACCCACGGTTCGTTGCTGGATGCCGGCAACTTTGTACGCACGCTGGAGCAGCGTCAGGGCCAGCAAACCGGCTGCCTTGAAGAGATTGCATTCGGTCAGGGCTGGATCGACCGCGAACAGCTTGCGGAACGTGCAAAAACTTTCAGTAAGAATGATTACGGGCGCTACCTTCAGGGATTGCTGCGTCACTGA
- the rfbD gene encoding dTDP-4-dehydrorhamnose reductase → MSLLKKILVFGESGQVAQELQRRAGAVTLEVHGRETADFSDPASCAALVAATDADAVINAVAYTAVDKAEEQEELALAINGTTPGAIAVVCAARGLPLVHISTDYVFDGGGDQPFATDHPTGPLGAYGRTKLAGEEAVRAASGTHAIFRTSWVVSAHGNNFIKTMLRLGAERDRLTIVADQIGGPTCAADIADTCLSAARQLLEDPSKSGTYHLSGGPDVSWAEFAREIFRQSGTQCEVADIPASDYPTPAVRPLNSRMDNSTTETTFGIARTDWRMGLRDILKDLGAVSK, encoded by the coding sequence ATGTCGCTGCTCAAGAAAATTCTCGTCTTCGGTGAAAGTGGACAGGTGGCGCAGGAATTGCAACGCCGTGCAGGTGCCGTAACGTTGGAAGTGCACGGTCGGGAAACGGCCGATTTTTCCGATCCTGCCAGTTGTGCCGCATTGGTCGCGGCCACCGATGCCGATGCGGTGATCAATGCCGTGGCCTATACGGCTGTGGACAAGGCCGAGGAACAGGAAGAGCTGGCGCTGGCGATCAACGGCACCACACCGGGGGCAATTGCGGTTGTCTGTGCGGCGCGGGGTTTGCCATTGGTGCATATTTCGACTGATTATGTATTTGACGGCGGCGGCGACCAGCCCTTTGCAACCGATCATCCGACCGGCCCGTTGGGGGCCTACGGGCGCACCAAGCTTGCGGGCGAAGAGGCGGTGCGCGCCGCCAGCGGCACCCATGCGATCTTTCGCACATCCTGGGTGGTTTCTGCGCATGGCAACAACTTTATCAAGACAATGCTGCGTTTGGGGGCAGAGCGTGACCGGCTGACCATCGTGGCCGACCAGATTGGCGGACCAACCTGCGCGGCGGACATCGCCGACACCTGCCTGAGCGCGGCACGCCAGCTGTTGGAAGATCCGTCGAAATCGGGAACCTACCACCTGTCCGGCGGCCCCGACGTCAGCTGGGCCGAATTCGCGCGCGAAATCTTTCGCCAGTCTGGCACGCAATGCGAGGTAGCTGATATTCCCGCGTCCGATTATCCCACCCCCGCAGTGCGCCCGCTGAATTCGCGTATGGACAACAGCACCACCGAAACCACTTTCGGCATTGCGCGCACTGACTGGCGCATGGGGTTGCGCGATATCCTGAAGGATCTGGGTGCGGTGTCTAAATGA
- the rfbB gene encoding dTDP-glucose 4,6-dehydratase, which translates to MKLLVTGGAGFIGSAVVRQAVAAGHHVVNLDALTYAACLENVATVADSPLYAFEQADIRDRSALDRVFETHKPDAVMHLAAESHVDRSIDGPGDFIETNITGTYNMLEAARAYWSAQGKPEGFRFHHISTDEVFGSLPADPAVMFTEDTPYDPRSPYSASKASSDHLVRAWHETYGLPVVMTNCSNNYGPYHFPEKLVPVIILNALAGKDLPIYGKGDNIRDWLYVEDHADALLTVVQKGQLGRSYNIGGENERTNLELVKTLCEILDAKRPRDSGSYADQIRFVADRPGHDARYAIDPARIRAELGWRPSVTVEEGLEKTVQWYLDNEAWWRPLQARQGVGTRLGKG; encoded by the coding sequence ATGAAACTGTTGGTGACCGGTGGTGCCGGGTTTATCGGATCTGCTGTGGTGCGACAGGCGGTGGCCGCGGGCCATCATGTGGTCAACCTTGATGCGCTGACCTATGCGGCCTGTCTTGAGAATGTGGCCACGGTGGCCGACAGCCCGCTGTATGCGTTCGAGCAGGCCGACATCCGCGACCGCAGCGCATTGGACCGCGTGTTCGAAACGCACAAACCCGATGCGGTGATGCATCTGGCCGCTGAATCCCATGTTGATCGTTCTATCGACGGCCCCGGCGATTTCATCGAGACCAACATCACCGGCACCTACAACATGCTGGAAGCGGCGCGGGCCTATTGGAGCGCACAGGGCAAGCCCGAAGGCTTCCGCTTTCACCATATCTCGACGGATGAAGTATTCGGCTCGCTGCCTGCCGACCCTGCGGTGATGTTCACCGAAGACACGCCCTATGATCCGCGCTCGCCCTATTCGGCGTCCAAGGCCAGTTCGGACCACCTGGTGCGCGCCTGGCACGAGACCTACGGGCTGCCGGTTGTGATGACCAATTGCTCGAACAATTACGGCCCCTACCATTTCCCCGAAAAGCTGGTGCCGGTGATCATCCTGAACGCGTTGGCGGGCAAGGATCTGCCGATCTATGGCAAGGGCGACAACATCCGTGACTGGCTGTATGTCGAGGACCACGCCGACGCGCTGCTGACGGTTGTGCAAAAGGGCCAGCTGGGCCGGTCCTATAACATCGGTGGCGAAAACGAGCGGACCAATCTGGAACTGGTGAAAACCCTGTGTGAAATTCTGGATGCCAAGCGGCCCAGGGACAGCGGCTCTTATGCCGACCAGATCCGTTTTGTGGCCGACCGCCCGGGCCATGATGCGCGCTATGCCATCGACCCCGCACGCATTCGCGCCGAACTGGGCTGGCGGCCAAGCGTGACGGTCGAGGAAGGTCTGGAGAAGACCGTGCAGTGGTATCTGGACAACGAGGCGTGGTGGCGTCCGTTGCAAGCGCGTCAGGGTGTGGGCACCAGGCTGGGCAAAGGCTGA
- the rfbC gene encoding dTDP-4-dehydrorhamnose 3,5-epimerase: MLDVQQTALPGVLILTPKRHGDARGFFSESWNRQRMVAAGITIDFVQDNHSVSAKVGTVRGLHFQSPPHAQDKLVRCGRGALYDVAVDIRRGSPTYGTWIGVELSFENGKQLLVPAGFLHGFVTRLPDTEIVYKCSDYYAPECDGAVRWDSCGVDWGIDSDEALLSDKDAKAPALADFESPFVWEGAA, translated from the coding sequence ATGCTTGATGTTCAACAAACTGCCCTGCCGGGCGTCTTAATCCTCACCCCCAAACGCCACGGAGATGCACGCGGTTTCTTTTCCGAAAGCTGGAATCGCCAGCGCATGGTCGCTGCCGGGATCACTATTGATTTTGTGCAGGACAATCATTCTGTGTCTGCCAAAGTTGGCACTGTGCGGGGCTTGCATTTTCAATCGCCCCCCCATGCACAAGACAAACTGGTGCGCTGCGGGCGCGGCGCGTTGTATGATGTGGCCGTGGATATCCGTCGTGGCAGCCCGACCTATGGCACCTGGATCGGTGTCGAGCTGAGCTTTGAGAACGGCAAGCAGTTGCTGGTGCCTGCGGGTTTCCTGCACGGGTTCGTCACGCGCCTTCCCGATACCGAGATTGTCTATAAATGTTCGGATTACTATGCGCCGGAATGTGACGGTGCCGTGCGCTGGGACAGTTGCGGGGTGGATTGGGGCATTGATTCGGATGAGGCATTGCTGAGTGACAAGGACGCCAAAGCCCCCGCTCTGGCCGATTTTGAAAGCCCCTTTGTCTGGGAGGGCGCGGCATGA
- a CDS encoding YhaN family protein translates to MRLRHLSLDYFGHFTGQSYDFGTPRDAPDFHVIYGPNEAGKTTTMEAVLRLLYGFPLRESYDFQHQRKSLQVSGIIEVDGAPRELIRMSGRKGALTDANGATLPEAAVSAHLGGLALDDYRTLLCLDDDTIEKGGEAIASSKGDIGRLLFSAAAGLGDLGAVLDQAGAQADALYRKKSGKTQMAELKKELAEVTAAIRAGDVSASAFARLKTDLAQAEQTERDLRDARDAQARALAHVAARRTALPLVMEYDRLAAQIADKSDYPPQLDITAEALVDLLTEDGKAESDIGRLGREIAELETDIAAVTLHPDQQDLAQTLGDLDDLRSRYITAERDLPRRRGDLTGLEQAMADTARVLEATGDPAVLVLTPVQIQRLEAARDAARTAAQAADAEAREVAALQRRLNDAETALKDHAAAQDSGIGALLERYGADSLQGAYATARAAVDSAAAALRVALDGLQFKGQDFDALPPCPLSPQEAQILADQHAEATRDRAQALEKMQEHQSLEEELTAQIARSTAQVGQISDADAHSKRAARDALWDAHRATLSETTADRFAQAMAQVDSASDTRLAHARALADLRLAEQALTKAETRATQAQAQAERCQQTLDDLAGQAAQAARGAGVVNPMTPFDLALWVAAHAGAKAALQNLERCEEAHRSTLDKAARLRAELTPMVDLDAPDFASLIDAARRRAAQDRSMVEARVQAVAMRDGCAADLKERADRLQAFTAQKDARAQVWHAAVADALQGRVTPEVLEASFQPLRDLAALADKRAGMAERIGKLEQDQTQFRAVMPGLARQHGIAGDDPNAIFDALRKQANDASTAQTLHSTLRTKLEQAQQALARAETTRADIARKVAVWADVFPSHVDTATLGALRRAVTEGAAVIAARKRMGALEDEACLVLSATTLDDARSLLADSTSVDLEAETATLETECDSLTARLETAIETRANAQSALNAITGDTDIARLSERRATLELQMEDCALSYLELRMGQRLAEEALRRYRDSHRSGMMQATETAFCTLTGGAYARLGTQQGANGAETLLAIDAAGTAKQAQDLSKGTRFQLYLALRAAAYQQLVGQGVCLPFLCDDIFETFDEERTAAACRVMEQIGRSGQAIYLTHHRHVVDIAQKVCATPPTIHTIGPVGINP, encoded by the coding sequence ATGCGTCTGCGCCATTTGTCTTTGGATTACTTCGGCCATTTTACCGGCCAAAGCTATGATTTTGGCACGCCCCGGGACGCGCCCGATTTCCATGTGATCTATGGACCAAACGAGGCCGGCAAAACCACCACCATGGAAGCAGTGCTGCGTCTGTTGTACGGGTTTCCGCTGCGCGAGAGCTATGACTTTCAACACCAACGCAAAAGCCTTCAGGTGTCGGGCATCATCGAGGTTGACGGCGCGCCGCGCGAACTGATCCGCATGAGCGGACGCAAGGGCGCGTTGACCGATGCCAACGGCGCAACCCTGCCCGAGGCGGCGGTGTCGGCGCATCTGGGCGGGCTGGCGCTGGACGATTACCGCACCTTGCTGTGTCTGGATGACGACACCATCGAAAAGGGCGGCGAGGCGATTGCCAGCAGCAAGGGCGACATCGGGCGGTTGCTGTTTTCGGCGGCGGCCGGTCTGGGCGATCTGGGGGCGGTTCTGGATCAGGCGGGGGCGCAGGCCGATGCGCTGTACCGCAAGAAGTCCGGCAAGACGCAAATGGCGGAACTGAAAAAGGAACTGGCCGAGGTTACGGCAGCGATCCGCGCCGGCGACGTGTCGGCCAGTGCTTTTGCGCGGTTGAAAACCGATCTGGCGCAGGCAGAGCAAACCGAGCGCGATTTGCGCGACGCACGCGATGCGCAGGCACGTGCACTGGCACATGTGGCGGCCCGCCGGACCGCGCTGCCGCTGGTGATGGAATATGACAGGCTGGCCGCGCAGATTGCCGACAAATCCGACTATCCGCCGCAGCTGGACATCACCGCCGAGGCGCTGGTTGACCTGTTGACCGAAGACGGCAAGGCCGAAAGCGACATCGGGCGGCTTGGCCGCGAAATTGCTGAATTAGAGACGGATATTGCCGCAGTGACCCTGCACCCCGATCAACAGGATCTGGCGCAGACCCTTGGCGATCTGGACGATCTGCGCAGCCGTTATATCACCGCCGAACGCGATTTGCCGCGCCGCCGTGGCGATCTGACGGGGCTGGAACAGGCGATGGCCGACACCGCGCGTGTGCTGGAAGCCACGGGCGACCCGGCGGTGCTGGTGCTGACTCCGGTGCAGATACAACGGCTGGAAGCAGCGCGCGATGCGGCCCGCACGGCGGCGCAGGCGGCAGATGCCGAAGCCCGCGAGGTTGCCGCGTTGCAGAGGCGGCTGAACGATGCCGAAACTGCGTTGAAAGATCACGCCGCCGCGCAAGACAGCGGCATTGGCGCGCTGTTGGAACGCTATGGTGCCGACAGCCTGCAAGGCGCATATGCCACCGCCCGCGCCGCGGTTGACAGCGCCGCCGCGGCCCTGCGCGTGGCCTTGGACGGGTTGCAGTTCAAAGGGCAGGATTTCGATGCCCTGCCGCCCTGTCCGCTGTCGCCACAAGAGGCGCAGATACTGGCGGACCAGCACGCCGAAGCCACGCGCGACAGGGCGCAGGCGTTGGAAAAAATGCAGGAACATCAATCCCTTGAAGAGGAACTGACGGCGCAGATCGCACGAAGCACCGCGCAGGTGGGGCAGATCAGCGACGCCGATGCGCACAGCAAACGCGCCGCCCGCGATGCGCTGTGGGACGCCCACCGCGCGACGCTGTCCGAAACAACGGCAGACCGGTTCGCGCAAGCCATGGCGCAGGTTGACAGCGCATCCGATACGCGTCTGGCCCACGCCCGCGCGCTGGCGGATCTGCGGCTGGCGGAACAGGCGCTGACCAAGGCCGAAACGCGCGCAACGCAGGCACAGGCACAGGCCGAACGGTGCCAGCAAACACTGGACGATCTGGCAGGTCAGGCGGCACAGGCCGCGCGGGGGGCGGGGGTGGTGAACCCGATGACACCCTTTGATCTGGCCCTGTGGGTCGCGGCGCATGCCGGCGCCAAAGCGGCGTTGCAAAATCTGGAACGCTGCGAAGAGGCGCACCGGTCAACGCTGGACAAGGCTGCACGGCTGCGCGCCGAGCTGACGCCGATGGTTGATCTGGACGCGCCCGACTTTGCCAGCCTGATCGACGCGGCCCGCCGCCGCGCGGCGCAGGATCGCAGCATGGTCGAGGCGCGTGTGCAGGCTGTGGCCATGCGCGATGGTTGTGCGGCGGATTTGAAAGAACGCGCCGACAGATTGCAGGCTTTCACCGCGCAAAAAGACGCCCGTGCGCAGGTCTGGCATGCTGCGGTGGCTGACGCCTTGCAGGGGCGGGTGACACCCGAGGTGCTGGAGGCATCGTTTCAACCACTGCGCGACCTTGCCGCGCTGGCGGACAAACGCGCCGGCATGGCCGAACGGATCGGCAAGCTGGAGCAGGACCAAACGCAGTTTCGTGCGGTCATGCCGGGGCTGGCGCGGCAACACGGGATTGCCGGTGACGATCCGAATGCGATTTTTGACGCGCTGCGCAAACAGGCCAATGACGCCAGTACCGCGCAGACCCTGCACAGCACCCTGCGCACGAAACTGGAACAGGCGCAGCAGGCGTTGGCCCGTGCCGAAACAACCCGCGCCGACATAGCCCGCAAGGTCGCGGTTTGGGCCGATGTCTTTCCGTCCCATGTCGACACCGCGACGCTTGGCGCATTGCGCCGCGCGGTCACCGAGGGGGCCGCCGTTATCGCTGCGCGCAAGCGGATGGGCGCGCTGGAGGACGAAGCGTGTCTTGTGCTGTCGGCCACGACGCTGGACGACGCGCGCAGCCTGCTGGCCGACAGCACCAGTGTCGACCTTGAGGCCGAAACCGCTACGTTAGAGACAGAATGTGACAGTCTGACCGCCCGTCTGGAAACCGCCATTGAAACCCGCGCCAACGCGCAATCGGCGCTGAACGCGATCACCGGCGACACGGATATTGCCCGGCTTAGCGAACGCCGCGCCACGCTGGAATTGCAGATGGAAGATTGTGCGCTGTCCTATCTGGAACTGCGCATGGGACAGCGGCTGGCCGAAGAGGCGCTGCGCCGCTATCGCGACAGCCACCGCAGCGGCATGATGCAGGCGACCGAAACCGCGTTTTGCACGCTGACCGGCGGGGCCTATGCCAGGCTGGGCACGCAACAGGGGGCGAACGGGGCCGAAACGCTGCTGGCCATCGACGCTGCGGGCACCGCGAAACAGGCGCAGGACTTGTCGAAAGGCACGCGGTTCCAGCTGTATCTGGCCTTGCGGGCGGCGGCCTATCAACAACTGGTGGGGCAGGGCGTGTGCCTGCCGTTCCTGTGCGATGATATTTTCGAGACCTTCGACGAAGAGCGCACCGCCGCCGCCTGCCGGGTGATGGAGCAGATCGGGCGCAGCGGGCAGGCAATTTACCTGACGCACCACCGCCATGTGGTCGACATCGCGCAAAAGGTTTGCGCCACGCCGCCGACGATCCACACCATCGGACCCGTAGGGATCAACCCATAG
- a CDS encoding DNA repair exonuclease yields the protein MTLRILHTADCHLDSPLHSLALRDPALRDRVQTATRTAFARIIDTALAEQVQALLVAGDLFDGAERSAKTAAFLTAQLDRLHSAGIAVFYIKGNHDAENPITGALSLPDNVHVFDGRGGMVQLDGTDVWIHGVSFSGRHAPDSLLGKFPAPVAGAVNIAMLHTSLVGAVGHDPYAPCTVAELAGMGFDYWALGHVHKRQVHGQAPWIVMPGIPQGRDMGEAGAKSASLLTIENGAIAVREVPTSAITFLHHEMDVSGQDHADTLRSHLRAALAELAAGQTVDAILRLTLTGATPLHWQLLRDRDIWQETLEQMAQDTGVLWLEKLRFDISDTHTPAEASATDTLAQMMHDMLAEPGMMAALQAEFDTMLAELPAARRTDLAPTPEAAAARAQQLAASGAAQMIARMKGADS from the coding sequence ATGACTCTGCGCATATTGCACACCGCCGACTGCCATCTGGATTCGCCGCTGCATTCGCTGGCGTTGCGCGATCCGGCCTTGCGCGACAGGGTGCAGACCGCGACCCGCACCGCCTTTGCCCGCATCATCGACACGGCCCTGGCCGAACAGGTGCAGGCGTTGCTGGTTGCGGGCGATCTGTTTGACGGAGCCGAACGCAGCGCCAAGACAGCCGCCTTTCTGACCGCACAGCTGGACCGGCTGCACAGCGCGGGCATTGCGGTGTTTTATATCAAGGGCAACCACGACGCCGAAAACCCGATTACCGGTGCGCTCAGCCTGCCGGACAATGTCCATGTCTTCGACGGGCGCGGTGGCATGGTGCAGCTGGACGGCACCGATGTGTGGATTCACGGTGTCAGTTTTTCGGGCCGCCACGCCCCCGACAGTCTGCTGGGCAAGTTTCCGGCACCTGTGGCGGGCGCGGTGAACATCGCGATGCTGCACACCTCGCTGGTGGGGGCGGTCGGGCATGATCCCTACGCGCCCTGTACGGTGGCCGAGCTGGCGGGCATGGGGTTTGATTACTGGGCGCTGGGGCATGTGCACAAACGGCAGGTGCACGGGCAGGCACCGTGGATCGTGATGCCCGGCATTCCGCAAGGCCGCGACATGGGCGAGGCCGGTGCGAAATCCGCCAGCCTGCTGACCATTGAAAACGGCGCGATCGCGGTCCGTGAGGTGCCGACATCCGCGATTACATTCCTGCATCACGAAATGGATGTGTCGGGCCAGGACCATGCAGACACCCTGCGCAGCCATCTGCGCGCCGCGCTGGCGGAACTGGCGGCGGGCCAAACGGTTGATGCAATCCTGCGGCTGACCTTGACGGGCGCGACACCGCTGCACTGGCAATTGCTGCGCGACCGCGACATCTGGCAGGAAACGCTGGAGCAGATGGCGCAGGACACCGGCGTTTTGTGGCTGGAAAAGCTGCGGTTCGACATTTCCGACACCCACACGCCCGCCGAAGCCTCGGCCACCGATACGCTGGCGCAGATGATGCACGACATGCTGGCCGAGCCGGGAATGATGGCGGCACTACAGGCTGAATTCGACACTATGCTGGCCGAATTGCCCGCCGCGCGGCGCACCGACCTTGCCCCGACGCCAGAGGCCGCCGCCGCGCGCGCGCAGCAACTGGCGGCCTCGGGGGCGGCACAGATGATTGCGCGGATGAAAGGGGCCGACAGCTGA